Proteins co-encoded in one Meiothermus sp. genomic window:
- a CDS encoding V-type ATP synthase subunit A, whose protein sequence is MGTIKKIAGPAVIAENLQGAKMYDIVRVGNEKLVGEIIRLDGNTCFIQVYEDTNGLKVGEPVVTTGLPLALELGPGLLNGIFDGILRPLDKIQAVSGIFISRGIEVSSLDRTRKWDFTPLKKVGDEVKGGDILGTVPEYSFTHKILVPPDKGGRIKSIVGAGQYTIDDTIAELEDGTKLRLAHYWPVRKPRPFTRKLDPNQPFLTGMRILDVLFPLAAGGTAAIPGPFGSGKTVTQQSIAKFGDANIVVYVGCGERGNEMTDVLVEFPELEDPQTGRPLMERTILVANTSNMPVAAREASLYTGITLAEYFRDQGYKVSLMADSTSRWAEALREIASRLEEMPAEEGYPPYLASRLSSFYERAGKVITLAGEQGAVSVIGAVSPAGGDFSEPVTQSTLRITGGFWALDAQLARARHFPAINWARSYSLFLNILEPWYRENVAPDYPEVRTQIITLLQREAELQQVVQLVGPDALQDAERLALEIGRIAREDFLQQNGYDPVDASCSMAKAYGIMQMIIAAYKQGELALAKGATISDFLNDPVIEKIGRARYVPEAEFPAYKAEFDQMIKTAFLGAVKA, encoded by the coding sequence ATGGGAACCATCAAGAAAATCGCAGGGCCGGCGGTGATCGCCGAGAACCTGCAAGGCGCCAAGATGTACGACATCGTGCGCGTCGGTAACGAAAAGCTGGTAGGTGAGATCATCCGCCTGGACGGCAACACCTGCTTTATTCAGGTTTACGAAGACACCAACGGCCTCAAGGTGGGCGAGCCGGTGGTGACCACCGGCCTGCCCCTGGCCCTCGAGCTTGGCCCCGGCCTTTTGAACGGCATCTTCGACGGGATTTTGCGTCCGCTGGACAAGATCCAGGCGGTATCGGGCATCTTCATCAGCCGGGGTATCGAGGTTTCGTCGCTGGATCGCACCCGCAAGTGGGACTTTACCCCCCTGAAAAAGGTGGGGGACGAGGTCAAAGGGGGCGACATCCTGGGCACCGTGCCCGAGTACAGCTTCACCCACAAGATTCTGGTTCCACCCGATAAAGGCGGAAGAATCAAAAGCATTGTGGGTGCGGGACAGTACACCATAGACGACACCATCGCCGAGTTGGAGGACGGCACCAAGCTGCGCCTGGCCCACTACTGGCCGGTGCGTAAGCCGCGTCCCTTCACCCGCAAGCTCGACCCCAACCAGCCCTTTCTGACCGGGATGCGCATCCTGGACGTGCTCTTCCCGCTGGCCGCGGGGGGTACGGCGGCCATCCCCGGCCCCTTCGGCTCGGGTAAGACCGTTACCCAGCAGTCCATCGCCAAGTTCGGCGATGCCAACATCGTGGTGTATGTGGGCTGCGGCGAGCGCGGTAACGAGATGACCGACGTACTGGTGGAGTTCCCTGAGCTGGAAGACCCTCAGACCGGTCGCCCCCTGATGGAGCGCACCATCCTGGTGGCCAACACCTCCAACATGCCGGTGGCAGCCCGCGAGGCCAGCCTCTACACCGGCATCACCCTGGCCGAGTACTTCCGCGACCAGGGCTACAAGGTCTCGCTGATGGCCGACTCCACCAGCCGCTGGGCCGAGGCGCTGCGCGAGATCGCCTCGCGCCTGGAGGAGATGCCCGCTGAAGAAGGCTACCCGCCCTACCTGGCCTCGCGCCTGTCCAGCTTCTACGAGCGGGCCGGCAAGGTGATCACCCTGGCCGGTGAGCAGGGCGCGGTCTCGGTGATCGGGGCGGTCTCGCCGGCAGGCGGCGACTTCTCCGAGCCCGTCACCCAGTCCACCCTGCGCATTACCGGCGGTTTCTGGGCCCTGGATGCCCAGTTGGCTCGAGCCCGCCACTTCCCGGCCATCAACTGGGCCCGTTCGTACTCCTTGTTCCTCAACATCCTCGAGCCCTGGTACCGCGAGAACGTGGCCCCGGACTACCCCGAGGTGCGCACCCAGATCATCACCCTGCTGCAGCGCGAGGCTGAACTGCAACAGGTGGTGCAGCTCGTAGGCCCCGACGCCTTGCAGGACGCCGAGCGGCTGGCCCTGGAAATTGGCCGTATCGCCCGCGAAGACTTCCTCCAGCAAAACGGCTACGACCCGGTAGACGCGAGCTGCTCGATGGCCAAGGCCTATGGCATCATGCAGATGATCATTGCGGCCTACAAGCAGGGCGAGCTGGCCCTGGCCAAAGGGGCGACCATCTCGGACTTCCTGAACGACCCGGTGATCGAGAAAATCGGGCGGGCCCGCTACGTGCCCGAGGCCGAGTTCCCCGCCTACAAGGCCGAGTTCGACCAGATGATCAAGACCGCTTTCCTGGGTGCGGTCAAGGCGTAA
- a CDS encoding V-type ATP synthase subunit E: MSKLEDILQSEVAAEISAIAAEAEAKVQSILSQAAQQAEALKASKERQLEAEHAAALRRAESAAELLVNQARIAAKGRVVDQVKAEALQALQNLTTQPGFADTLQKLAEEALAELGQAEAVVVNPAHTTLLADWAKAKGLELKADPTIRDGVRLVAQGGRSYVQNALTERLERAWDALSARAAKAIWG; this comes from the coding sequence ATGTCAAAACTCGAGGACATTCTGCAAAGTGAAGTGGCCGCCGAGATCAGCGCCATCGCTGCCGAAGCCGAGGCGAAGGTTCAGTCGATTCTGAGCCAGGCTGCGCAGCAGGCCGAGGCCCTCAAGGCCAGCAAAGAACGCCAGCTCGAGGCCGAACACGCCGCAGCTTTGCGCCGGGCCGAGAGCGCGGCGGAGCTGCTGGTCAACCAGGCCCGAATTGCGGCCAAGGGGCGGGTGGTGGATCAGGTTAAAGCTGAAGCGCTGCAGGCCCTGCAAAACCTGACCACGCAGCCGGGCTTCGCCGATACGCTCCAAAAGCTGGCTGAAGAGGCGCTGGCCGAGCTGGGGCAGGCCGAGGCGGTGGTGGTCAATCCGGCCCATACCACCTTGCTGGCCGACTGGGCCAAGGCCAAGGGCCTTGAGCTCAAGGCCGACCCCACCATTCGGGATGGCGTGCGTCTGGTGGCCCAGGGTGGGCGGTCGTACGTGCAAAACGCACTAACCGAGCGCCTCGAGCGGGCCTGGGACGCGCTTTCCGCCAGGGCGGCCAAGGCTATTTGGGGGTAG
- a CDS encoding V-type ATP synthase subunit B, with amino-acid sequence MLKKEYNAVTYVSGPLLFLEGAADLAYGAIVNIDDGTGRIRGGQVIEVSDQYTVLQVFEETSGLNLERTTVSLVEDVARLGVSKEMVGRAFNGIGKPIDGLPPVVADKRLPINGAPINPVAREKPEEFIQTGISAIDVNMTLVRGQKLPIFSGSGLPHNELAAQIARQAKVLGEGEGFAVVFAAMGITQREVSYFMQEFERTGALSRSVLFLNKADDPTVERLLTPRMALTAAEYLAFEHDYHVLVILTDLTNYCEALREIGGAREEIPGRRGYPGYMYTDLASLYERAGVVHGKKGSVTQIPILSMPGDDITHPIPDLTGYITEGQIFIARDLAQQGIFPPINVQPSLSRLMNNGIGKGKTRADHKELADQLFSSYARGVNLRRLVAITGEDALTEMDKKYLRFADNFEKKFINQGQKERSIEESLNIGWALLADFPPSELKRIRREYIEQYHQKTGKLEELVGA; translated from the coding sequence ATGCTCAAGAAAGAATACAACGCCGTAACTTACGTCTCCGGCCCGCTTTTGTTCCTGGAGGGGGCCGCCGATCTGGCCTACGGCGCCATTGTGAACATTGACGACGGCACCGGCCGCATCCGCGGCGGTCAGGTGATTGAAGTCTCTGACCAGTACACGGTTTTACAGGTTTTCGAGGAGACCTCGGGGCTGAACCTCGAGCGCACCACCGTCTCGCTGGTAGAAGACGTGGCCCGCCTGGGCGTCTCCAAGGAGATGGTGGGCCGGGCCTTCAACGGGATTGGTAAGCCCATCGACGGCCTGCCCCCGGTGGTGGCCGACAAGCGCCTGCCCATCAACGGGGCCCCCATCAACCCGGTGGCCCGCGAGAAGCCGGAGGAGTTCATCCAGACTGGCATCAGCGCCATCGATGTCAACATGACCCTGGTGCGCGGCCAGAAGCTGCCCATCTTCTCGGGCTCGGGTCTGCCCCACAACGAGCTGGCCGCCCAGATCGCCCGCCAGGCCAAGGTGTTAGGCGAGGGCGAAGGCTTTGCGGTGGTGTTCGCGGCGATGGGGATTACCCAGCGCGAGGTGAGCTACTTCATGCAGGAGTTCGAGCGCACCGGGGCTCTCTCCCGCTCGGTGCTGTTCCTGAACAAGGCCGACGACCCCACCGTGGAGCGTCTGCTGACGCCCCGCATGGCCCTGACCGCTGCCGAGTACCTGGCCTTTGAGCACGACTACCACGTGCTGGTCATCCTCACCGACCTGACCAACTACTGCGAGGCCCTGCGTGAGATCGGTGGGGCCCGCGAGGAGATTCCGGGCCGCCGCGGCTACCCCGGCTACATGTACACCGACCTGGCCTCGCTCTACGAGCGCGCCGGCGTGGTGCACGGCAAGAAGGGCTCGGTTACCCAGATTCCCATCCTTTCGATGCCCGGTGACGACATCACCCACCCCATCCCCGACCTCACCGGCTACATCACCGAGGGCCAGATCTTCATCGCCCGCGACCTGGCCCAGCAGGGCATCTTCCCGCCCATCAACGTGCAGCCCTCGCTCTCGCGTCTGATGAACAACGGGATTGGCAAGGGCAAGACCCGCGCCGACCACAAGGAATTGGCCGACCAGCTCTTCAGCTCCTACGCCCGTGGGGTGAACCTGCGCCGTCTGGTGGCTATCACCGGTGAGGACGCCCTGACCGAGATGGACAAGAAGTACCTGCGCTTTGCTGACAACTTTGAGAAGAAGTTCATCAACCAGGGCCAGAAGGAGCGTTCCATTGAAGAGAGCCTCAACATTGGCTGGGCCCTGCTTGCGGACTTCCCGCCCTCCGAGCTCAAGCGCATCCGCCGCGAATACATCGAGCAGTACCACCAGAAGACCGGCAAGCTGGAAGAGCTGGTGGGGGCGTAA
- a CDS encoding V-type ATP synthase subunit F, with product MKIGVLTDAETASGYRMAGLEAVVATPEEAALRLVEMIQSNQYALVAVDQRLLPDPSKAAERAMRGRSAPVLLSLPNLLDTFSGGGDAKDYMRRLVRETIGFDIKL from the coding sequence ATGAAAATTGGTGTGCTGACCGATGCTGAAACGGCCTCCGGCTACCGTATGGCCGGTCTCGAGGCCGTGGTTGCGACCCCCGAGGAAGCGGCCCTCCGGCTGGTTGAGATGATTCAGTCCAACCAGTACGCGCTGGTAGCGGTGGATCAACGCCTCCTTCCAGATCCCAGCAAAGCCGCCGAGCGGGCCATGCGGGGGCGCAGCGCACCGGTGTTGCTTTCGCTGCCCAACCTGCTCGATACCTTCAGCGGCGGGGGCGATGCCAAGGACTACATGCGCCGGCTGGTGCGTGAGACCATCGGGTTTGATATCAAGCTATGA
- a CDS encoding V-type ATPase subunit has protein sequence MLTRNAFAYLNARVRSRRSQMVPESFFQQALGRPFPEFVRLLSETVYSPDLLGDTLDDVDRAVSNHLARTVGDLPTLVSGEMRELVSLPLLRADLINLKAILRGKQSGKAPEEIKAGLVGGTLKEPILNAMLQAPDAASMAQVLQLPGHPLAKALRNALIGNPEPLALEVALDREFFAATFKKAKRLRQNFIAAFYALEADITNLSTAFKLQALGVVNLNLDNYFVPGGKHLSRAVFGRIAAGDLAALEVLNGTPLAPVVGVRTLGELERICRRVLLAKASTGATDSLGGGLVLDYIQRKLWEGARIRLLARRAYYNLPADVVAKEVA, from the coding sequence GTGTTGACCCGTAACGCCTTTGCCTATCTCAACGCCCGGGTGCGCTCGAGGCGAAGCCAGATGGTTCCGGAGTCTTTTTTTCAGCAAGCCTTGGGCCGACCATTCCCCGAATTCGTACGTCTGTTGTCGGAGACGGTTTACAGCCCCGACTTGCTGGGCGATACCCTGGACGATGTGGATCGGGCAGTTTCCAACCACCTCGCCCGCACGGTAGGCGATCTGCCAACCCTGGTATCGGGCGAGATGCGCGAGCTGGTGAGTCTGCCTCTGCTGCGGGCTGATCTGATCAACCTCAAGGCCATTCTGCGCGGTAAGCAGAGCGGCAAGGCCCCGGAGGAGATCAAGGCTGGGCTGGTAGGGGGAACCCTCAAGGAACCCATCCTTAACGCTATGTTGCAGGCGCCCGATGCGGCCAGCATGGCCCAGGTGTTGCAGCTTCCCGGACATCCTTTGGCTAAAGCGCTGCGCAATGCCCTGATCGGCAACCCCGAACCGCTGGCCCTCGAGGTTGCGCTGGATCGCGAGTTTTTTGCTGCCACTTTCAAAAAGGCCAAGAGGCTGCGCCAGAACTTTATTGCTGCCTTCTACGCTTTAGAAGCGGACATCACCAACCTGTCCACCGCTTTCAAGCTGCAGGCCCTGGGCGTGGTCAACCTCAACCTGGACAATTACTTTGTGCCAGGTGGTAAGCACCTGAGCCGGGCGGTTTTTGGTCGGATTGCAGCGGGGGATCTGGCAGCCCTGGAAGTGCTGAATGGTACCCCGCTGGCGCCTGTGGTGGGGGTGCGCACCCTGGGAGAACTCGAGCGCATCTGCCGGAGGGTTCTGCTCGCCAAAGCCAGCACGGGTGCCACCGATAGCCTGGGGGGTGGATTGGTGCTCGACTACATCCAGCGAAAGCTGTGGGAGGGCGCGCGCATCCGCCTCCTGGCCCGGCGGGCTTACTACAACCTGCCAGCCGATGTGGTGGCGAAGGAGGTCGCATGA
- a CDS encoding V-type ATP synthase subunit I, with the protein MEKLIVAGPKRLARELLAELQKAGVVHIDPLRPDELGEYRLSPTEEAELKRWEAVVSQAEQSLTVVGLAAVPSNKPFTGSLEEAETILRPVASRAEVLGKERAALEEEIQTIELFGKAAEKLAALAQGLDESPRLGVIPFLVAKPEELEAVRKALQEALADRFVLEAEPLETQVAAVVVVKRGELEAARSSLSRLGLAELRFPGAYGAMSLGKAAARMKERAKLAPEELVGIREEVARLSRESGEALIALWTRAKDEVARYKAVADMAAGKYGAALMGWVPQKAKGKVEEALGRLRDQIVYTFEPVDEHHEGHQVPVTLENPAWAKPFELLHGFLNTPAYGSHDPTVMIAIFFPLFFGIVVGDIGIGLLFLLAALWLAGKSRRGETLRIDFLGAAFGPDVLGKLATIGKWMAGWAIFWGVLYGEFFGTFLEKLRLPGIFGLKDGWRVFYPTGPSYDPDNYYGLIPIIINRLDFAQTANGLMVFAILFGVFQVLYAFFLRMRLGLKHGHMKHFWEGFGYFSGLVGLVAFAYNFLTQANIPFLNLIFGVGIILFFVGVALSREVLMIAELPGKGGQILSYIRLYAVGVAGGVLASLANQVGFGLAERFGFIGGILGFLVGLILILAIIVITTLGHVIQPIRLLWIEFSTNFGFFEETGRPYRPFRSVRSD; encoded by the coding sequence ATGGAGAAGCTGATTGTGGCCGGCCCCAAACGGCTGGCCCGGGAGCTTTTGGCTGAGCTGCAAAAGGCTGGGGTGGTACACATTGACCCCCTGCGCCCAGACGAACTGGGCGAATACCGGCTATCCCCAACCGAGGAGGCCGAGCTCAAGCGCTGGGAGGCAGTGGTATCGCAGGCCGAGCAGTCGCTGACGGTGGTTGGTCTGGCGGCGGTTCCCAGCAATAAACCGTTTACGGGCTCCCTCGAGGAGGCCGAGACCATCCTGCGCCCGGTAGCCAGCCGGGCCGAGGTGCTGGGCAAGGAGCGGGCGGCCCTGGAGGAAGAAATCCAGACCATCGAGCTGTTTGGCAAGGCCGCCGAGAAGCTGGCCGCGCTGGCCCAGGGCCTGGACGAGAGCCCCCGCCTGGGGGTAATTCCCTTCCTGGTAGCCAAGCCGGAGGAACTCGAGGCCGTTCGTAAGGCCCTGCAGGAGGCCCTGGCCGACCGTTTCGTGCTCGAGGCCGAGCCCCTGGAGACCCAGGTGGCCGCTGTGGTGGTGGTCAAGCGTGGCGAGCTCGAGGCGGCGCGCTCGAGCCTTTCCCGTCTGGGTCTGGCCGAGCTGCGTTTCCCAGGCGCTTACGGTGCCATGTCCCTCGGGAAGGCGGCGGCCCGCATGAAGGAACGGGCCAAGCTGGCCCCCGAAGAGCTGGTGGGTATCCGCGAGGAGGTCGCCAGGCTTTCGCGGGAGTCTGGGGAAGCCCTCATAGCCCTGTGGACTCGGGCCAAAGACGAGGTGGCCCGTTACAAAGCCGTTGCCGATATGGCCGCTGGAAAGTATGGGGCCGCCCTGATGGGCTGGGTGCCCCAAAAGGCCAAGGGAAAGGTGGAAGAAGCCCTGGGCCGCCTGCGCGACCAGATCGTCTACACCTTCGAGCCAGTAGATGAGCACCACGAGGGCCACCAGGTGCCGGTGACCCTGGAGAACCCGGCCTGGGCTAAACCCTTCGAGCTCTTGCATGGTTTTCTCAACACCCCAGCTTATGGCAGCCACGACCCCACCGTGATGATTGCCATCTTCTTCCCACTTTTCTTCGGGATTGTGGTGGGTGATATCGGAATTGGGCTGCTGTTCTTGCTGGCCGCCCTATGGCTGGCCGGGAAGTCCCGTCGAGGGGAGACCCTGCGCATCGATTTTCTGGGGGCTGCCTTCGGGCCCGATGTGCTGGGCAAACTAGCCACCATTGGCAAATGGATGGCGGGCTGGGCAATCTTCTGGGGGGTGTTGTACGGGGAGTTTTTTGGCACCTTCCTGGAGAAGTTGCGGCTGCCGGGCATTTTTGGTCTCAAAGACGGCTGGCGGGTGTTTTATCCAACCGGCCCCAGTTATGATCCCGACAACTACTACGGGCTAATTCCCATCATCATCAACCGCCTGGATTTTGCCCAAACAGCCAATGGGCTGATGGTCTTTGCTATCCTGTTTGGGGTGTTTCAGGTTCTTTACGCCTTCTTCCTGCGGATGCGCCTGGGCCTCAAACATGGGCACATGAAACATTTCTGGGAAGGCTTTGGCTACTTCTCGGGTCTAGTGGGTCTGGTGGCCTTTGCCTACAACTTCCTGACCCAGGCCAATATCCCCTTCCTCAACCTCATCTTTGGGGTGGGCATCATCTTATTTTTCGTCGGTGTAGCCCTCTCGCGCGAAGTGCTGATGATTGCTGAGCTGCCGGGTAAAGGTGGGCAGATCCTTAGCTACATTCGTTTGTACGCCGTAGGGGTGGCGGGGGGTGTGCTGGCCAGCCTGGCCAACCAGGTGGGTTTTGGCCTGGCGGAGCGTTTTGGCTTTATTGGCGGGATACTGGGCTTTTTGGTTGGTTTGATCCTGATTCTGGCGATTATCGTTATCACCACCCTAGGCCACGTGATTCAGCCCATCCGTCTCTTGTGGATCGAGTTTTCCACCAACTTTGGTTTCTTCGAGGAAACCGGGAGGCCCTACAGGCCCTTTCGCTCGGTTAGGTCAGATTAA
- a CDS encoding F0F1 ATP synthase subunit C, with the protein MKNLKLTKTLLIVAIVILATVAFAAEEGAATGASFAAIGKGLAIGLGLLGTGMAQSAIGAAAVGAVAEDRRNFGTALIFFLIPETLAIFGLAFSFLIN; encoded by the coding sequence ATGAAGAACCTCAAGCTTACCAAGACTCTGTTGATCGTCGCTATCGTTATCCTGGCTACGGTGGCCTTTGCTGCTGAAGAAGGCGCGGCAACCGGCGCTTCGTTCGCTGCCATTGGCAAGGGGCTGGCTATCGGCCTGGGTCTGCTGGGTACGGGTATGGCCCAGAGCGCGATCGGTGCAGCGGCTGTGGGTGCGGTGGCCGAGGATCGCCGCAACTTCGGTACGGCTCTGATCTTCTTCCTCATTCCCGAAACGCTGGCTATTTTCGGCCTGGCCTTCTCGTTCCTCATCAACTAG
- a CDS encoding V-type ATPase subunit subunit G family protein: MAGSGLIKSLAEREQALVRQLEEARRAAAAKVQEAEAKAAQIAAEAEQAVRDLEAQFRARTAEAVAKIESEAKAKAEAEAKAISEAATSKVAEAVQAVLKEVLP; the protein is encoded by the coding sequence GTGGCTGGATCAGGACTCATAAAAAGCCTTGCGGAGCGCGAGCAGGCCCTGGTAAGACAGCTTGAAGAGGCCAGGCGGGCTGCTGCGGCTAAAGTCCAGGAGGCCGAGGCCAAGGCTGCCCAGATAGCGGCAGAAGCGGAGCAGGCCGTGCGGGACTTGGAAGCGCAGTTTCGCGCCCGCACCGCTGAGGCGGTGGCCAAAATTGAAAGCGAAGCCAAGGCCAAGGCCGAGGCAGAAGCCAAGGCCATCAGCGAGGCGGCAACTTCAAAGGTGGCCGAGGCGGTTCAGGCGGTGCTTAAGGAGGTACTGCCTTGA
- a CDS encoding class I SAM-dependent rRNA methyltransferase, whose amino-acid sequence MRVRVSSKGATRLLAHHPWVYRSDVLEGPDQPGLYPVVSSRGVMGLALYNPNSEISVRVFSFKDAGRPQEVLLENLRQALRRRKEAIAQEPQGAFRLVHAEGDLVPALILDYYAGHGVMQVGSAALEPLTPELVQVIRAEIPLQSLLAKNEQKTRSLEGLPLEVKPLLGPVPDTVMVREGSIVYRVDLMGGQKTGAFIDQRDNRIRLQAYRGETALDVFSYHGSFALHLARNFKQVTAVDSSAAALQRAGENAQANGLSNITFREANAFEFLREEERRKAQYDLIVLDPPAFAKGRRDIERAYAAYKEINLRAMKLLPSGGLLATASCSHHLSEPLFYQMLAEAASDAHRTVRVVEKRGQGWDHPVLLNVPETQYLKFALLEIL is encoded by the coding sequence GTGCGTGTTCGCGTTTCGTCTAAAGGGGCCACCCGGCTCCTCGCCCATCACCCCTGGGTCTACCGCAGCGATGTGCTGGAAGGCCCCGATCAGCCCGGCCTTTATCCGGTTGTGTCTTCCAGAGGGGTAATGGGGCTGGCTTTGTACAACCCCAACTCTGAAATCAGCGTACGGGTCTTTAGCTTCAAGGACGCAGGTCGGCCCCAGGAAGTTTTGCTCGAGAACCTGCGCCAAGCCCTTCGCCGGCGCAAAGAAGCCATTGCCCAAGAACCCCAGGGGGCCTTCCGGCTGGTACACGCCGAAGGTGACCTGGTGCCGGCCCTGATACTCGACTATTACGCGGGTCACGGCGTGATGCAGGTGGGCTCGGCGGCCCTGGAGCCCCTCACCCCAGAGCTGGTACAGGTCATTCGGGCCGAAATCCCCCTCCAAAGTCTGCTGGCTAAGAACGAACAGAAAACCCGCAGCCTCGAGGGCCTCCCGCTCGAGGTCAAACCCCTGCTGGGCCCTGTGCCCGACACGGTGATGGTGCGAGAAGGCAGCATTGTGTACCGCGTTGACCTGATGGGGGGCCAGAAAACCGGGGCCTTTATTGACCAGCGCGACAACCGCATCCGGTTGCAGGCCTACAGGGGCGAAACCGCCCTGGACGTGTTCAGCTACCACGGCTCCTTTGCCCTGCACCTGGCCCGCAATTTCAAACAGGTCACGGCAGTGGACAGCTCAGCTGCCGCCCTGCAGAGGGCCGGGGAAAATGCCCAGGCCAACGGCCTATCCAACATCACCTTCCGCGAGGCCAACGCATTTGAGTTCTTGCGTGAGGAAGAGCGGCGCAAAGCCCAGTACGACCTGATTGTGCTCGACCCTCCGGCCTTTGCCAAGGGCCGGCGCGACATAGAGCGGGCCTATGCCGCTTACAAAGAGATTAACCTGCGGGCCATGAAGCTGTTACCCAGCGGGGGCCTTCTGGCCACCGCCTCCTGCAGCCATCACCTGAGCGAACCCCTGTTTTATCAGATGCTCGCCGAGGCCGCCAGCGATGCCCACCGCACCGTGCGGGTGGTGGAAAAGCGCGGCCAGGGCTGGGATCATCCGGTGCTGCTGAACGTGCCCGAGACGCAGTACTTGAAGTTTGCCCTCCTGGAAATTCTCTAG
- a CDS encoding V-type ATP synthase subunit D, translating into MAEQVSPTRSTLLAKREQKRLALQGVELLKNKRDALIGEFFALVQDSLKAREALNNAAKDAYFSLLIAKAFDTPEAVESLSSTPLQVHMEIESLYGVKVPKISAPDAAGGLSFSPIGVGAKTLEAATAFRRLTEAIIAVANTENRLRKIGEEIKKTNRRVNALEQISIPEINEQIKFITDTLDQRALEEVTTLKRIKAAILARDAEEQGIVSAHIEKGAGL; encoded by the coding sequence ATGGCTGAACAAGTCTCACCGACACGCTCAACCCTGCTGGCCAAGCGTGAACAGAAGCGGCTGGCTTTGCAGGGGGTTGAACTGCTAAAAAACAAGCGGGATGCCCTGATTGGTGAGTTTTTTGCCCTGGTGCAGGACTCGCTCAAAGCCCGCGAGGCCCTCAACAACGCGGCCAAGGACGCCTATTTCAGCCTGCTGATCGCCAAGGCCTTCGACACCCCCGAGGCGGTGGAGTCGCTCTCGAGCACCCCTTTGCAGGTGCACATGGAGATTGAAAGCCTCTATGGGGTTAAGGTTCCCAAGATTTCGGCTCCCGATGCCGCGGGTGGGCTGTCCTTCAGCCCCATCGGGGTGGGTGCCAAGACCCTCGAGGCCGCCACGGCCTTCCGCCGCCTGACCGAGGCCATTATCGCGGTGGCCAACACCGAGAACCGCCTGCGCAAAATCGGTGAGGAGATCAAGAAAACCAACCGCCGGGTGAACGCCCTGGAGCAGATCTCCATTCCCGAGATCAACGAGCAGATCAAGTTCATCACCGACACCCTCGACCAGCGCGCCCTGGAAGAAGTGACCACACTCAAGCGCATCAAGGCCGCCATTCTGGCCCGCGATGCCGAGGAGCAGGGCATCGTCTCAGCGCATATCGAGAAGGGGGCTGGGCTGTAA
- a CDS encoding carbon-nitrogen hydrolase family protein — MKVALVHLATRETPEATLQKALELLSQAHQQGAKVAVLPELFPSGYRFADAAFTPSVLARLERFCAQTGLTLVAGVLEQAGERHANRARVVGPTGVLATYTKTHLIPAFGEPETMIPGQNLVTLELEGFKVGIAICFDLRFPELFRAYALQGVNLFLIPSAWPKSRGYAWELFCKSRAAENQAYLVAVNHAEDPFGAPSLAVDPLGQELLRVESEGLGLVELDPAFPARLRQEFPVFPQRRPELYQGLLNSPTSK; from the coding sequence ATGAAGGTTGCCCTGGTTCACCTAGCCACCCGCGAGACCCCCGAGGCCACGCTGCAAAAGGCCCTCGAGCTCCTTTCGCAAGCCCACCAGCAAGGGGCAAAGGTAGCCGTACTGCCCGAGCTCTTCCCCAGCGGCTACCGCTTCGCCGATGCTGCCTTTACCCCCAGCGTGCTGGCCCGGCTCGAGCGGTTCTGCGCCCAGACCGGCCTGACCCTGGTAGCAGGGGTGCTCGAGCAGGCCGGCGAGCGCCACGCCAACCGGGCCAGGGTGGTGGGGCCGACCGGGGTGCTGGCAACCTACACCAAAACCCACCTAATTCCGGCTTTTGGCGAGCCCGAGACCATGATTCCGGGGCAGAACTTGGTTACGCTCGAGCTGGAGGGCTTTAAGGTGGGCATCGCCATCTGCTTCGACCTGCGCTTCCCCGAGCTTTTCCGGGCCTATGCGTTGCAGGGCGTCAACCTGTTCCTGATCCCCTCGGCCTGGCCCAAGAGCCGCGGCTACGCCTGGGAGCTTTTCTGCAAGTCCCGCGCCGCCGAAAACCAGGCCTACCTGGTGGCCGTCAACCACGCCGAAGACCCCTTCGGCGCGCCCAGCCTGGCCGTAGACCCCCTGGGACAGGAGCTGCTGCGGGTCGAATCCGAGGGCCTTGGGCTGGTCGAGCTAGACCCAGCCTTCCCGGCCCGGCTGCGCCAGGAGTTTCCGGTCTTTCCCCAGCGCCGACCCGAGCTGTATCAGGGCCTTCTGAACAGCCCCACCAGCAAATAA